The proteins below are encoded in one region of Corynebacterium sphenisci DSM 44792:
- the scpA gene encoding methylmalonyl-CoA mutase, producing MSAIPNFAEVPRLSPETAAEDAAAADAGAGATWTIPEGIDVRRVYRRADREAAAAAGHPVDSFPGMPPFMRGPYPTMYTNQPWTIRQYAGFSTAAESNAFYRRNLAAGQKGLSVAFDLATHRGYDSDNPRVQGDVGMAGVAVDSIYDMRQLFEGIDLGAVSVSMTMNGAILPVMAMYIVAAEEQGVPPEQLRGTVQNDILKEFMVRNTYIYPPQPSMRIISSIFEYTSRMMPKFNSISISGYHIQEAGATADLELAYTLADGLEYIRAGLAAGLKIDEFAPRLSFFWGISMNTFTEIAKLRAGRLLWAELVAGFDPASPKSRSLRTHSQTSGWSLTAQDVYNNVARTCIEAMAATQGHTQSLHTNALDEALALPTDFSARIARNTQLLLQQESGTIRPVDPWGGSYYVEALTHELAERAREHIREVEEAGGMAQATGEGIPKLRIEEAAARTQARIDSGRQALIGVNKYRTDADEEIEVLKVENSRVRAEQHEKLARLRAERDEGACRAALARLTEACRTPGEPGDLGQNLLKLAVDCARAMASIGEISDAMEEVFGRHQAEIRTLSGVYKEEVGVGGVQSNVAAAMAMAERFAEQEGRRPRIYLAKMGQDGHDRGQKVIASAYADLGMDVDVGPLFQTPAEAARSAVDADVHVVGVSSLAAGHLTLVPELRAELAELGREDIMIVVGGVIPPGDFAELYESGAAAIYPPGTVIADCAVDLIGKLADSLGLDVPAPDAAAPAGAAG from the coding sequence ATGAGCGCAATCCCCAATTTCGCAGAGGTGCCGCGGCTCTCCCCGGAGACCGCGGCCGAGGACGCTGCCGCAGCCGACGCCGGCGCGGGGGCGACCTGGACCATCCCGGAGGGCATCGACGTGCGCCGGGTGTACCGCCGGGCCGACCGGGAGGCCGCCGCCGCGGCCGGGCACCCGGTGGACTCCTTCCCCGGCATGCCCCCGTTCATGCGCGGGCCCTACCCGACGATGTACACCAACCAGCCGTGGACGATCCGCCAGTACGCGGGCTTCTCCACCGCCGCGGAGTCCAACGCCTTCTACCGGCGCAACCTCGCCGCCGGGCAGAAGGGCCTCTCCGTCGCCTTCGACCTGGCCACCCACCGCGGCTACGACTCGGACAACCCCCGGGTGCAGGGCGATGTGGGCATGGCCGGGGTGGCGGTGGACTCCATCTACGACATGCGCCAGCTCTTCGAGGGCATCGACCTGGGCGCGGTGAGCGTGTCGATGACCATGAACGGGGCGATCCTGCCGGTGATGGCGATGTACATCGTCGCCGCGGAGGAGCAGGGGGTGCCCCCGGAGCAGCTGCGCGGCACGGTCCAGAACGACATCCTCAAGGAGTTCATGGTCCGCAACACCTACATCTACCCGCCGCAGCCGTCGATGCGGATCATCTCCTCCATCTTCGAGTACACCTCGCGGATGATGCCGAAGTTCAACTCCATCTCGATCTCCGGCTACCACATCCAGGAGGCCGGGGCGACCGCCGACCTGGAGCTGGCCTACACCCTCGCCGACGGCCTGGAGTACATCCGGGCGGGCCTGGCCGCGGGCCTGAAGATCGACGAGTTCGCCCCCCGGCTGTCCTTCTTCTGGGGCATCTCGATGAACACCTTCACCGAGATCGCGAAACTGCGCGCCGGCCGGCTGCTCTGGGCGGAGCTGGTCGCCGGCTTCGACCCGGCCTCCCCGAAATCACGCTCGCTGCGCACCCACTCGCAGACCTCCGGCTGGTCGCTGACCGCCCAGGACGTCTACAACAACGTGGCGCGCACCTGCATCGAGGCGATGGCCGCCACCCAGGGCCACACCCAGTCGCTGCACACCAACGCCCTCGACGAGGCGCTGGCGCTGCCCACCGACTTCTCCGCCCGGATCGCGCGCAACACCCAGCTGCTGCTGCAGCAGGAGTCCGGCACCATCCGCCCGGTGGACCCCTGGGGCGGCTCCTACTACGTGGAGGCGCTCACCCACGAGCTCGCCGAACGCGCCCGGGAGCACATCCGGGAGGTGGAGGAGGCCGGCGGCATGGCCCAGGCCACCGGGGAGGGCATCCCCAAGCTGCGCATCGAGGAGGCCGCCGCGCGCACCCAGGCCCGGATCGACTCCGGCCGGCAGGCCCTCATCGGCGTCAACAAGTACCGCACCGACGCCGACGAGGAGATCGAGGTGCTCAAGGTGGAGAACTCGCGGGTGCGCGCCGAGCAGCACGAGAAGCTCGCCCGGCTGCGCGCCGAACGCGACGAGGGGGCCTGCCGGGCGGCGCTGGCCCGGCTCACCGAGGCCTGCCGCACCCCGGGCGAGCCCGGGGACCTGGGCCAGAACCTGCTCAAGCTGGCCGTGGACTGCGCCCGCGCCATGGCCTCCATCGGGGAGATCTCCGATGCCATGGAGGAGGTGTTCGGCCGGCACCAGGCCGAGATCCGCACCCTGTCGGGCGTGTACAAGGAGGAGGTCGGCGTGGGCGGCGTGCAGTCCAATGTCGCGGCGGCGATGGCGATGGCGGAGCGCTTCGCCGAGCAGGAGGGCCGCCGGCCCCGGATCTACCTGGCGAAGATGGGCCAGGACGGCCATGACCGGGGCCAGAAGGTGATCGCCTCGGCCTACGCGGACCTGGGCATGGACGTCGACGTCGGGCCGCTGTTCCAGACCCCGGCGGAGGCGGCGCGCTCCGCGGTGGACGCCGACGTGCACGTGGTGGGCGTGTCCTCGCTGGCCGCCGGGCACCTCACCCTGGTCCCGGAGCTGCGCGCGGAGCTCGCCGAGCTCGGCCGGGAGGACATCATGATCGTCGTCGGCGGGGTGATCCCGCCCGGCGACTTCGCGGAGCTCTACGAGTCCGGGGCGGCGGCGATCTACCCGCCGGGCACCGTGATCGCCGATTGCGCGGTGGATCTCATCGGCAAGCTCGCGGACTCCCTGGGCCTGGACGTGCCCGCCCCGGACGCGGCCGCGCCGGCCGGGGCGGCGGGCTGA
- the meaB gene encoding methylmalonyl Co-A mutase-associated GTPase MeaB — translation MGRFLEHDLGTLGTTAGTVVPGRTAAAPAAVRRARRRIDVDELFEGVRAGRRGVIARAITLLESTAPAHRALAQELLDRLLPFSGKALRLGLTGVPGVGKSTTIESLGMHLIEEGHKVAVLAIDPSSTRTGGSILGDKTRMSRLSARDEAYIRPSPSAGTLGGVARATRESMVVLEAAGFDVVIVETVGVGQSETAVSQMTDCFAFLALAGAGDQLQGIKRGVLEMADVIAINKADGANLRPAKRAARDLATAMKLVRPPDAEWTPPVLTMSAVEDGGVQKLWAAVEEHHAAMLAAGRFDVHRSRQQVGWMWSMVQETLLRRLDADPRVAEIRGLVEDQVREGRITATLAAERILEAFDRPPGPEGPAGG, via the coding sequence ATGGGCAGGTTCCTGGAGCACGACCTGGGCACCCTGGGCACCACCGCCGGCACCGTGGTGCCCGGGCGCACCGCCGCCGCCCCGGCGGCGGTGCGCCGGGCCCGGCGCCGGATCGACGTCGACGAGCTCTTCGAGGGGGTGCGCGCCGGCCGCCGCGGGGTGATCGCCCGGGCGATCACGCTGCTGGAGTCCACCGCCCCGGCGCACCGGGCGCTGGCCCAGGAGCTGCTGGACCGGCTGCTGCCCTTCTCCGGCAAGGCGCTGCGGCTGGGCCTGACCGGGGTGCCCGGGGTGGGCAAGTCCACCACCATCGAGTCCCTCGGCATGCACCTCATCGAGGAGGGCCACAAGGTGGCGGTGCTGGCCATCGACCCCTCCTCGACCCGCACCGGCGGCTCCATCCTGGGCGACAAGACCCGGATGTCGCGGCTGTCCGCCCGGGACGAGGCCTACATCCGGCCCTCGCCCTCGGCGGGCACCCTCGGCGGGGTGGCCCGGGCCACCCGGGAGTCGATGGTGGTGCTGGAGGCCGCCGGGTTCGACGTGGTGATCGTGGAGACCGTCGGGGTGGGCCAGTCGGAGACCGCGGTGAGCCAGATGACCGACTGCTTCGCCTTCCTCGCCCTCGCCGGGGCGGGGGACCAGCTGCAGGGCATCAAGCGCGGGGTGCTGGAGATGGCCGACGTGATCGCGATCAACAAGGCCGACGGGGCGAACCTGCGCCCGGCGAAGCGGGCCGCCCGGGACCTGGCCACCGCGATGAAGCTGGTGCGCCCGCCGGACGCGGAGTGGACCCCGCCGGTGCTCACCATGTCCGCGGTGGAGGACGGCGGGGTGCAGAAGCTGTGGGCGGCGGTCGAGGAGCACCATGCCGCGATGCTCGCCGCCGGCCGCTTCGACGTGCACCGCTCCCGGCAGCAGGTGGGCTGGATGTGGTCGATGGTGCAGGAGACGCTGCTGCGCCGGCTCGACGCCGATCCGCGGGTCGCCGAGATCCGCGGCCTGGTGGAGGATCAGGTCCGCGAGGGCCGGATCACCGCCACCCTCGCCGCGGAGCGGATCCTGGAGGCCTTCGACCGGCCGCCCGGCCCGGAGGGCCCCGCCGGCGGCTGA
- the cls gene encoding cardiolipin synthase, translated as MESVLQTLLPSGDPQWWQIALLIADYLIKFIAVGVVPENRHPSSSTAWLLIILLVPFLGLPLFLLLGSQTITGRRHRIQALANREIVRRTRHLPDIPEDVAGPEDGGGDVAEEMVYSIKLSRRLTGLPAVKCVCHGVYADTAESIAAMTAAVAAAEESVHVQMYIFALDEATRGFVDALVEAHRRGVSVKVLVDPIGSRKYAGYARLRELLDDTGIPWHPMLPIDVARLQWRRPDLRNHRKILTIDGRRAFMGSQNMIEPEYESRVNHRDGRRWSDVMVELTGDVVPHLDAVFAVDWTSEGYERPEPRDITPIPHRLADGDDVNLVQVLPSGPGFTTEPNLRVFNDLIYGARRKIVVVSPYFVPDESLLMGLTSAAYAGLEVVLHVNEKADQFMVGHAQQSYYHALLEAGVRILRFPAPGVLHSKFLVIDDEVAAVGSSNLDMRSFGLNYEVTLLAVRGNLVRELAEIAEGYAAVSTELDMAEWESRPWRQRYLDNVFRLTSALQ; from the coding sequence ATGGAATCGGTGCTCCAGACGCTGCTGCCGAGCGGCGACCCGCAGTGGTGGCAGATCGCGCTGCTCATCGCGGACTACCTGATCAAGTTCATCGCCGTGGGCGTGGTGCCGGAGAACCGGCACCCCTCCTCCTCGACGGCGTGGCTGCTCATCATCCTGCTGGTGCCCTTCCTCGGCCTGCCGCTGTTCCTGCTGCTCGGCTCGCAGACCATCACCGGCCGCCGGCACCGGATCCAGGCCCTGGCGAACCGGGAGATCGTGCGCCGCACCCGGCATCTGCCGGATATCCCGGAGGACGTCGCCGGACCCGAGGACGGCGGCGGGGACGTCGCCGAGGAGATGGTCTACTCCATCAAGCTCAGCCGCCGGCTCACCGGGCTGCCCGCGGTGAAATGCGTCTGCCACGGCGTCTACGCCGACACCGCCGAATCCATCGCCGCGATGACCGCGGCGGTGGCGGCCGCGGAGGAGAGCGTGCACGTGCAGATGTACATCTTCGCCCTGGACGAGGCGACCCGCGGTTTCGTGGACGCCCTGGTCGAGGCGCACCGCCGGGGGGTGTCGGTGAAGGTGCTGGTGGACCCGATCGGCTCCCGCAAGTACGCCGGCTACGCCCGGCTGCGCGAGCTCCTCGACGACACCGGGATCCCCTGGCACCCGATGCTGCCCATCGACGTCGCCCGGCTGCAGTGGCGCCGGCCGGATCTGCGCAACCACCGCAAGATCCTCACCATCGACGGCCGGCGGGCCTTCATGGGCTCGCAGAACATGATCGAGCCGGAGTACGAGTCCCGGGTCAACCACCGCGACGGCCGGCGCTGGTCGGATGTGATGGTGGAGCTCACCGGGGACGTGGTGCCGCACCTGGACGCGGTGTTCGCGGTGGACTGGACCAGCGAGGGCTACGAGCGCCCGGAACCGCGGGACATCACCCCGATCCCGCACCGGCTCGCCGACGGCGACGACGTCAACCTGGTGCAGGTGCTGCCCAGCGGCCCCGGGTTCACCACGGAGCCGAACCTGCGCGTGTTCAACGACCTCATCTACGGGGCCCGGCGGAAGATCGTGGTGGTCAGCCCCTATTTCGTGCCGGACGAATCGCTGCTGATGGGCCTGACCTCGGCGGCCTACGCGGGCCTGGAGGTGGTGCTGCACGTCAACGAGAAGGCGGACCAGTTCATGGTCGGCCACGCCCAGCAGTCCTACTACCACGCCCTGCTGGAGGCCGGGGTGCGCATCCTGCGCTTCCCGGCGCCGGGCGTGCTGCACTCGAAGTTCCTGGTCATCGACGATGAGGTGGCCGCGGTGGGCTCCTCGAACCTGGACATGCGCTCCTTCGGGCTGAACTACGAGGTGACCCTGCTGGCGGTGCGGGGCAACCTGGTGCGCGAGCTGGCCGAGATCGCCGAGGGCTACGCGGCGGTGTCCACGGAGCTGGACATGGCCGAATGGGAGTCCCGGCCCTGGCGGCAGCGCTACCTGGACAACGTCTTCCGGCTCACCTCGGCGCTGCAGTAG
- a CDS encoding YbhB/YbcL family Raf kinase inhibitor-like protein: protein MSTPKNFPGPDPYAPLKDLPSFELSSPDIADGEPLPEAHRAPASVSPELNWSGLPEGTKSIAVTCFDPDAPTAAGFWHWAVFNIPAAATGLIRGAGDAEGAGLPAGAVQLVGDSGQRGHYGANPPAGHAPHRYLYAVHAVDVESLDVPEDATPTVLGFNLYFHSIGRAILAPWWENTEEA, encoded by the coding sequence ATGAGCACCCCGAAGAATTTCCCCGGCCCCGACCCCTACGCCCCCCTGAAGGACCTGCCCTCCTTCGAGCTGAGCTCCCCGGACATCGCCGACGGGGAGCCGCTGCCGGAGGCGCACCGCGCCCCGGCGAGCGTCTCCCCGGAGCTGAACTGGTCCGGGCTGCCCGAGGGCACCAAGTCCATCGCGGTGACCTGCTTCGACCCGGATGCGCCGACCGCCGCCGGCTTCTGGCACTGGGCGGTGTTCAACATCCCGGCCGCCGCCACCGGGCTCATCCGCGGCGCCGGCGACGCCGAGGGCGCGGGCCTGCCCGCCGGCGCCGTCCAGCTGGTCGGCGACTCCGGCCAGCGCGGCCACTACGGGGCCAACCCGCCGGCCGGGCACGCCCCGCACCGCTACCTCTACGCCGTGCACGCCGTGGACGTGGAGTCCCTGGACGTGCCGGAGGACGCCACGCCCACCGTTCTGGGCTTCAACCTGTACTTCCACTCCATCGGCCGGGCGATCCTGGCCCCGTGGTGGGAGAACACCGAGGAGGCCTAG
- a CDS encoding quinone-dependent dihydroorotate dehydrogenase, with translation MAHPVRSAAYRALLAGMFRLDPEGVHGAVSRGVAAVHSSRPLRAALGQLLPVNDPVLRQTVFGVDFPRPLGLAAGFDKSAAAADAWVPLGFGYAELGTVTARAQPGNPRPRLFRLPADRAILNRMGFNNPGAEAVAATLRARRTDAVVGVNIGKTKTTALADAEEDYRASTGLLAPLADYLVVNVSSPNTPGLRDLQAVSALRPILAAVRGAAGDTPVLVKIAPDLDDADVDAVADLALELGLAGIVATNTTISREGLATGAAEVAALGAGGISGPPVAARAEEVLRRLHDRAGDRLTLVGVGGIETPRQAWARIGAGASLLQGYTGLIYGGPDWIRDIHLGLAAQVRAHGLGSITEAVGRGLPWIDA, from the coding sequence ATGGCCCACCCCGTCCGCTCCGCCGCCTACCGCGCCCTGCTCGCCGGCATGTTCCGCCTCGATCCGGAGGGGGTGCACGGGGCGGTGTCCCGCGGCGTCGCCGCGGTGCACTCCTCCCGGCCGCTGCGCGCCGCGCTCGGCCAGCTGCTGCCGGTCAACGACCCGGTGCTGCGGCAGACCGTGTTCGGGGTGGACTTCCCCCGGCCGCTGGGCCTGGCCGCCGGCTTCGACAAATCCGCCGCCGCCGCCGACGCCTGGGTCCCGCTGGGCTTCGGCTACGCCGAGCTGGGCACCGTCACCGCCCGGGCGCAGCCCGGCAACCCGCGGCCCCGGCTGTTCCGGCTGCCCGCGGACCGGGCGATCCTCAACCGGATGGGCTTCAACAACCCCGGTGCGGAGGCGGTGGCCGCCACGCTGCGCGCCCGGCGCACCGATGCGGTGGTGGGCGTGAACATCGGCAAGACGAAGACCACCGCCCTGGCCGACGCGGAGGAGGATTACCGGGCCTCCACCGGGCTGCTCGCCCCGCTGGCGGACTACCTGGTGGTCAACGTGTCCTCCCCGAACACCCCGGGGCTGCGGGATCTGCAGGCGGTGAGCGCGCTGCGCCCGATCCTCGCCGCGGTGCGGGGGGCGGCCGGGGACACCCCGGTGCTGGTGAAAATCGCCCCGGATCTCGATGACGCCGATGTGGACGCGGTCGCCGATCTGGCCCTGGAGCTGGGCCTGGCCGGGATCGTGGCCACCAACACCACCATCTCCCGGGAGGGGCTCGCCACCGGCGCGGCGGAGGTCGCCGCGCTCGGCGCCGGCGGGATCTCCGGGCCCCCGGTGGCCGCGCGCGCCGAGGAGGTGCTGCGCCGGCTGCACGACCGCGCCGGGGATCGGCTCACCCTGGTGGGGGTCGGCGGAATCGAGACGCCCCGGCAGGCCTGGGCCCGGATCGGGGCCGGGGCGAGCCTGCTGCAGGGCTACACCGGGCTCATCTACGGCGGCCCGGACTGGATCCGGGACATCCACCTGGGCCTGGCGGCGCAGGTGCGCGCCCACGGGCTCGGCTCCATCACCGAGGCCGTGGGCCGCGGGCTGCCCTGGATCGACGCCTGA